The DNA window CCCCAAACACACGCCAAGAATCGGAATGCGTCCCTGAAAACGCTCGATGACGGCGAGCGAAACGCCCGCTTCGTTTGGCGTGCAGGGACCTGGCGAAATCACGATTTTTTCGGGCTGTTTCGCCTCGATTTGATCGAGCGAAATGTCGTCGTTGCGATAGACTTCCATCGCCGCGCCCAGCTCGCCGAAATACTGAACCAAATTGTAGGTGAACGAATCGTAGTTGTCGATGACGAGCAACATTTTGAT is part of the Kiritimatiellia bacterium genome and encodes:
- a CDS encoding aminodeoxychorismate/anthranilate synthase component II, producing the protein MLLVIDNYDSFTYNLVQYFGELGAAMEVYRNDDISLDQIEAKQPEKIVISPGPCTPNEAGVSLAVIERFQGRIPILGVCLGHQAIGQALGGKVIRAPKPMHGKVSKIHHDGKGIFKGVENPFDATRYHSLVVERASLP